ttaatattttaccatatatttagttatttagtaCTATACCTCGATCGGCACTATCAAAGATGGGAAAAAGGACTCTCTCCTCCATCTGGGCGTGCTCCATCATCACCTCCAACAACAGACAGTAGCTCTTCGAAAACTTCCTCACCTCCATCCTCCAACTCCCCACCTTCGGATCAACGGCTCTCCTCCCTCCACGTCTCGCCAGATCCTCCGCCCACCTCACCATCCTCTCCAGATGCCACGTCATGCTCTTGTGCTGCATCTTCGTCATCCTCACTATCAACGACGTCGTTTCCAACTCACCCTTGCTTACCACTGCCGCCATTGCTGTTGGCGCATATGCCTGTGGCGGCGTTGATGACAGCCCAGGGAACCGCGAGTCTATAAACCTCAGTAGTGCGTCGCGGGAGCCCGTCACGCCTTCGGATCTCACCTGGATCGTCGTCGTGATCTCGTTGTCTGTGCAGTCAGGTACTCTGCTACGCGCCGCCGTCGACGTTGTCGATGCCGGAGGCAAGAACCTTCTGTCGGAGGGGATGGAATTTGTTGAAACGGATGCCAACCGAACATATGCGTTGAGAATGCTCTCCGGCGAGCCGCGTAATCGAACCGCATGGTACAATGTTGAGCCTTCGTGGGGTACGATCTCCGCCGTTAATTTTTCCGACCTCCTTAAACAGTTTCCCATCATAGAAGAGGGAAAacgagaaggaaaaaaaaaataaaccgtCAAGAGCTGGACGAGAATGAGGGTGTAAATTTGCAATTAACGAAAATTATGGGGAAGGAAAATAGCGAAGTGTGTTAGATTAGAACGACAGGTGTGTTGAGAGAAACATCATTTTAGCAGAAGTAAAGAGTGAAAAGGAAAATCGTTGAAATCTTAGAAACCGGGATTAAACGGGAAAGGGACAAGTTGATTGGATTCTTCAAAGATAAAATGAAAAGTGTGGGACTAGCTTGGAGTGGGTTCGGTGGCTTGCAAGAGAAGCGAGGAATCGGGAACGTGCTGTGACACTGTTTTGCGGTGGCATGGTGCTTTTAGTAGTTCGGGTAGATGGAAAGTATATTTCCATTTACTTTCTTGGACCAACGCCATTTGACAAATCTCCAAGTTGCAACATGCCTCGGGGTAATAGAAATTTAGAATAGGAATTAGGATAGGATAGTAAATTCGGAGTACTtgcaaaagtaaaataatatacTAGCTCTTCGGGCCATTGTaattttggttttaaaattgtttccgatttttttctctttttggttAATTTCTAACTAATGAAAAATGGTCTGTATTTAATAAGTACATTCATCTTGAGTATTTGTGATGTacacaaattaataattttaagtaTGATTTTATATATggcacaaatatttttaaaatttatttagtgtAATTTTAGtgtctttattttataattccTTCGTTATACTCTCCTTTCTTTTCACAGGATTACCATCTCTATTTCTCTATGATTTTTGTCGTCGCC
This sequence is a window from Arachis duranensis cultivar V14167 chromosome 2, aradu.V14167.gnm2.J7QH, whole genome shotgun sequence. Protein-coding genes within it:
- the LOC107474185 gene encoding uncharacterized protein LOC107474185: MMGNCLRRSEKLTAEIVPHEGSTLYHAVRLRGSPESILNAYVRLASVSTNSIPSDRRFLPPASTTSTAARSRVPDCTDNEITTTIQVRSEGVTGSRDALLRFIDSRFPGLSSTPPQAYAPTAMAAVVSKGELETTSLIVRMTKMQHKSMTWHLERMVRWAEDLARRGGRRAVDPKVGSWRMEVRKFSKSYCLLLEVMMEHAQMEERVLFPIFDSADRGLSKHAKEEHARDLPIMNGIREIIKSVEVLDSGSPNYRETLHTLSSRLRTLQGQCNQHFRSEDVELLPMMEAVELSDEQHRIALEHCFDVMQRTHRPLLKFFLEGLPPHDAMKYLDLISMCRDKEKMERMLQVILE